A region of Streptomyces paludis DNA encodes the following proteins:
- a CDS encoding phosphate ABC transporter ATP-binding protein produces the protein MTASPADTLRLPTTEAAPQAQARTQGVAPAPGDGTAAELEARAVSAWFGDHKVLDRVSLTMPAGRVTALIGPSGCGKSTFLRILNRMHELNPAASLAGEVLLSGQDIYAPERRLTDARRHIGMVFQKPNPFPAMSVYDNVTAGLKLTGVRAGRDTKDDLVEHCLTKAGLWNEVRDRLRQPGGALSGGQQQRLCIARSLAVRPQVLLMDEPCSALDPTSTRRVEETIKELAGEVTVVIVTHNMQQAARVSDRCAFFLAEQGTPGGIVEHGPTDAMFAEPADSRTADYVNGRFG, from the coding sequence ATGACCGCCTCTCCCGCCGACACCCTCCGCCTTCCCACGACGGAAGCAGCGCCCCAGGCGCAGGCCCGGACCCAGGGCGTGGCTCCGGCGCCCGGTGACGGCACCGCCGCCGAGTTGGAGGCCCGCGCGGTCTCGGCCTGGTTCGGTGACCACAAGGTCCTCGACCGGGTGTCGCTGACGATGCCGGCCGGCCGGGTCACGGCCCTGATCGGCCCCTCCGGCTGCGGAAAGTCCACCTTCCTCCGGATCCTCAACCGGATGCACGAACTCAACCCCGCCGCCTCGCTCGCCGGTGAGGTGCTCCTCAGCGGCCAGGACATCTACGCCCCCGAGCGCCGGCTGACCGATGCCCGCCGGCACATCGGCATGGTCTTCCAGAAGCCGAACCCGTTCCCCGCCATGTCCGTGTACGACAATGTGACCGCCGGGCTGAAGCTGACCGGCGTCCGGGCCGGCCGGGACACCAAGGACGATCTGGTCGAGCACTGTCTGACCAAGGCCGGGCTCTGGAACGAGGTCCGCGACCGGCTCCGCCAGCCCGGCGGCGCGCTCTCCGGCGGCCAGCAGCAGCGGCTCTGCATCGCCCGCTCCCTGGCGGTCCGGCCGCAGGTGCTGCTCATGGACGAGCCGTGCTCGGCCCTCGACCCGACCTCCACCCGGCGGGTCGAGGAGACGATCAAGGAACTGGCCGGCGAGGTCACGGTCGTCATCGTCACGCACAACATGCAGCAGGCGGCCCGGGTCTCCGACCGCTGCGCCTTCTTCCTCGCCGAACAGGGCACCCCCGGAGGCATCGTCGAACACGGCCCGACGGACGCGATGTTCGCCGAACCGGCCGATTCCCGTACCGCCGACTATGTCAATGGACGCTTCGGATAA